CAAGCTGGCCGAGATGCAAACCGAAGTACAGGTGGCCCGGGTGTTTGTCGACAAGTGTTGCGAGTTGATCGTGAAGGACCAGCTCGACACCGCCACAGCCAGCATGGCCAAGTACTGGTGCAGCGATCTGCAATGCAAGGTGATGGACGAATGTGTGCAGCTTTTTGGGGGCTACGGCTATATGTGGGAATACCCGATCACCCGGGCTTATGCCGATGCGCGCGTGCAGCGCATTTATGGCGGAACAAACGAAATCATGAAAGAAGTGATCTCGCGCAGCATGGGGTTGGGAGGCCGTTAAGGCCCATCTTTCAGGTTCGCAGTGATGCACCTTCTTGCTTTTTCGAACACATGGGCATTGTTTTTCCTGTAAAAAGCGGGTTTGCTGCGGCGACTGCCGCTTTGAACCACCCTCAAAAGAGAAGGACGAAACACATGCGCATTTCCCATTGGACCCAAGTCAGCTGTTTGGCTGTTGCCGCATTGGCCCTGACCGCCTGCGGCGGTGGCAAAGACGATCCTGTGGTGGCCGATACCTCTGTCGACGCCGTCGCCAAATATGTGGGCTCCTGGGAGAGTGAGTGTTATTCCGACTCGGGCGCTTCTGCCGAGATTCGTGCCGACCTCACCAAGGCGGCCGCAGACACGCTCGGCGGCAAGGTGGTGATCTATTACTACATTGGCAGTTCTTGCTCAGGCCCGGTCGTCAAGGATGACAAAGTCTTGAGCAACGTATCGCTCAAACTCGCCGGCAACAAGGCTGTCGGTGGCGTGCAGGCCGACAAGTTCTCGGGTGGCTCCGATCAGGGCAGCAAGCAGGTGCTGCTGTATGTCAACGGCGACACCTTGCAAATCGGTGATCCGGATTCCACAGAAGACGCAGAGGGTTATCCCACCAGCTTCTTTGAATACGCCATGAAGCGCATCTGAATTTCCCAGGTCGCGGAAAAAGAGCGTTCGCTGCCAGTGCAGCGAACGCTCTTTTTCTTGGCGGGCAGGGCTTATTGCGGCAGGAAGCCTTCAACCGACAGATAGCGTTCACCTGTGTCGTAATTGAACCCGAGCACCACCGCGTCAGGAGCCAGATCGGGCAGTTTTTGGGCGATGGCGGCCAGCGTGGCGCCAGAAGATATACCCACCAGAATGCCCTCTTCGCGGGCGCAGCGCCGCGCCATCTCGCGGGCCGGTTCAGCGTCCACCTGGATCACCCCATCAAGCAGATTGGTGTTGAGGTTGCCCGGAATGAAGCCGGCACCGATGCCTTGAATGGGGTGGGGCGCGGGTGCACCGCCAGAGATCACGGGCGACGCCACAGGCTCCACGGCATACACCTTCAGCTTGGGCCATTTCGCCTTCAGCAATTGGGCGCAGCCACTCAAATGTCCGCCTGTGCCGACACCGGTGATCAGCGCATCGATGCCATCCGGAAAGTCGGCAAGAATCTCTTCAGCAGTGGTCTGGACGTGCACCGCCGTGTTGGCCGGGTTGTTGAACTGTTGAGGCATCCAGGCGCCGGGCGTTGACGCCACGATTTCTTCAGCGCGGGCAATGGCGCCCTTCATGCCCTTTTCCTTGGGTGTCAGATCAAAGCTGGCTCCGTAGGCCAGCATCAGCCTGCGGCGCTCAACCGACATGCTGTCGGGCATCACCAGAATCAGCTGGTATCCCTTGACCGCTGCCACCATGGCCAGACCCACGCCGGTGTTGCCCGAAGTGGGCTCAACGATGGTTCCACCGGGTTTCAAAGCGCCAGACTTCTCGGCATCTTCCACCATCGCCAGCGCGATGCGGTCTTTGATCGATCCACCTGGGTTGCTGCGCTCTGATTTGACCCAAACCTGTTGCGAGGCTCCGGCAAAGAGGCGGTTGAGCCGGATGTGGGGCGTCTGGCCAATTGTTTCGAGGATGTTGTTTGCTTTCATATGGAGCTCCTGGTGGTTTTCTTGCCAATTGCGCAGTATCGCGCGTTCGTCTTTTCCTCATGGGTCACCGGGTTTGACCTTGGTCAAAACCCTGGCGCCGGCATGTGCCTATGGTGAGGGTTGTGAGCAAGCGGTTTCCCATTCATCCAGCCAATCCCCACCGTGTGTGTTGGGGTTGTGACAAGTATTGCGCAGCCGATGACATGGCCTGTGGCAACGGCGCCGACCGCACCCAGCACCCGGAAGAGCTTTTTGGCCCCGACTGGCACACCTGGGGCCTTGATGCCGTCACGCCAGCCGAGCCCTGCGCAGCCACGCCTGACCCGGCCTACTCAAAACCCGAAACCTGATCACATCGCTGCTTGCA
This region of Hydrogenophaga crassostreae genomic DNA includes:
- the cysK gene encoding cysteine synthase A; protein product: MKANNILETIGQTPHIRLNRLFAGASQQVWVKSERSNPGGSIKDRIALAMVEDAEKSGALKPGGTIVEPTSGNTGVGLAMVAAVKGYQLILVMPDSMSVERRRLMLAYGASFDLTPKEKGMKGAIARAEEIVASTPGAWMPQQFNNPANTAVHVQTTAEEILADFPDGIDALITGVGTGGHLSGCAQLLKAKWPKLKVYAVEPVASPVISGGAPAPHPIQGIGAGFIPGNLNTNLLDGVIQVDAEPAREMARRCAREEGILVGISSGATLAAIAQKLPDLAPDAVVLGFNYDTGERYLSVEGFLPQ
- a CDS encoding DUF3079 domain-containing protein, giving the protein MSKRFPIHPANPHRVCWGCDKYCAADDMACGNGADRTQHPEELFGPDWHTWGLDAVTPAEPCAATPDPAYSKPET